Part of the Candidatus Kapaibacterium sp. genome, GAGCTTCCTCATCGATGTGGTCTGGTATGCCGTCCAGGTGGGACTCTTCGAGGTCATCTACCTCCACACGCCGACGGTCGCGGGCTGGAGTCGTGCAGAGATGGCTGTCTTCTTGGGGACGCTGTTCGTAGTGGACGCCCTCAACATGGCGCTTTTCTCCACGAACTTCTGGCGCATCCCACAGTACGTGCTCACAGGTGAGCTGGACTTCTTCCTGCTCAAGCCGGTGTCTCCCTTCTTCCTGGTGTTCCTGCGGTATCCGAACGTAGCCTCGTTCCTGAACCTGGCGGTGGCGCTGACGGTACTGGGGTACGCCTTCAGCCTCACCTCTCCGGCGTCGGTCCTGGCGGCAGTGGCGTATCCGATCTTCATCATCAATGGGCTCCTCTGCATGCTCAGCTTCCAGGCACTCATTGGGGCATTGGCGATTCGGATCCTGGCTGCGGAGGGGATTCAGCAGACCTTCCACATCCTGTACCAGTTCGGGATGAAGCCCGATAGCATCTACGCGCCGATCTTGCGGCGTATTCTGCTGTACGTGTTCCCGATGGGGCTTGTGGCCTCTGTCCCTGCTCAAGTTGTGTTGGGACGGGCTACAGAGGAGGTTGTGCTTGCTGGGCTCGTTATCCCGCCACTCCTGCTCCTGGTGAGCCGGTTCCTCTTCCTGCGGGCTCTGCGGTACTACACGGGGGCGAGCGCTTAATGGAGCGGTTGCGCGGGCGCCGTATCGTGCTGGGGGTGACAGGGAGCATTGCAGCCTACAAGGCACCTCTGATCCTTCGGGAGCTGTTGCGGCAAGGGGCTGAGGTGCGGGTCGTCATGAGTCCTTCGGCACGTCAGTTTGTGGCGGAAGGAGCGATAGCGGCATTCGCGCCGGTGGTCGTGGACGTCTTCCCTATAGGCTTCCCGGGAAGTTGGCACGTTGAGTGGGCCCGGTGGGCGGAAGTGATGCTAATTGCACCGTGTTCGGCCACGACGTTGAGTAAGCTCGCTATTGGGCTCTGCGACACAGCCCCAACGTTGGTTGCTCGCTCCCTGCCGCGGACAACCCCGTTAGTAGTGGCGCCGGCGATGGATACAGAGCTGTGGGAGCAGCCGGCTCTGCAACGAGCGGTTGCGCAATTGCGGGCAGAGGGGGTATGGGTACTGCCACCGGCCTATGGGGAACTTGCTAGTGGGAGCATAGGCGTAGGGCGGCTGCCGGAAGTGGAATCTATCCTCAGCACGGTAGAGGGAGCGCTGACGACGGGGGTGCTCTCGCCGTGGCATTGTCAGTTCTGGTCTGGACGACGCGTGCTCGTTACGGCGGGACCGACGCGGGAGCCTATCGATGCCGTCCGCTACCTTAGCAATGCCTCCAGCGGGCTCATGGGTTACGCTTTGGCGGAGGCATTCCGGGATCGAGGCGCCGAAGTTGCGTTGGTGACGGGTCCCACTATGCTACCCGAACCGCCCGGTGTCGAGCTCCATCGGGTGGAGACCGCAGAGCAGATGTATGAGGCA contains:
- a CDS encoding ABC-2 family transporter protein, producing MDSAALAGTEAEPMLMGLRLWGLFLAQALSREMEYRLHLWLSFLIDVVWYAVQVGLFEVIYLHTPTVAGWSRAEMAVFLGTLFVVDALNMALFSTNFWRIPQYVLTGELDFFLLKPVSPFFLVFLRYPNVASFLNLAVALTVLGYAFSLTSPASVLAAVAYPIFIINGLLCMLSFQALIGALAIRILAAEGIQQTFHILYQFGMKPDSIYAPILRRILLYVFPMGLVASVPAQVVLGRATEEVVLAGLVIPPLLLLVSRFLFLRALRYYTGASA
- the coaBC gene encoding bifunctional phosphopantothenoylcysteine decarboxylase/phosphopantothenate--cysteine ligase CoaBC is translated as MERLRGRRIVLGVTGSIAAYKAPLILRELLRQGAEVRVVMSPSARQFVAEGAIAAFAPVVVDVFPIGFPGSWHVEWARWAEVMLIAPCSATTLSKLAIGLCDTAPTLVARSLPRTTPLVVAPAMDTELWEQPALQRAVAQLRAEGVWVLPPAYGELASGSIGVGRLPEVESILSTVEGALTTGVLSPWHCQFWSGRRVLVTAGPTREPIDAVRYLSNASSGLMGYALAEAFRDRGAEVALVTGPTMLPEPPGVELHRVETAEQMYEAVRGCAAEADVIVATAAVADYAPAEPMVGKRKRGAEEWLLRLRPTPDILAHLAQRRRPGQILVGFALEVQEEWSAARQKLTTKGVDLLVLNSLRWGRSGFGREDNTIALLFPDGRIRMLPPRSKRVCAEWIVNAVEEVASAAHGPKG